The proteins below come from a single Gemmatimonadota bacterium genomic window:
- a CDS encoding SDR family oxidoreductase produces the protein MIHLTGKTALISGSSRGIGKGIALEMARAGADVSVNYFRHRGDGESVADEIRAMGRRAIVVGADASDREAVDGMVERTATELGGPDIVVANAYYSKREPFLEMDVDEMRKTYEVSLFGAFHIAQAGARKMAAAGKGGSILFISSVMSFLPFPTSLAYSSAKAGMNHMAAIIALELLEHRIRVNVIEPGWTDTPGERQYSTEQELEEGGKRLPWGRMGTIEDLGKAATFLCSHAADYITGEVMRVDGGFWLKRGTASIQE, from the coding sequence ATGATCCACCTTACCGGCAAGACCGCGCTGATCAGCGGCTCGTCCCGGGGCATCGGCAAGGGCATCGCCCTAGAAATGGCCCGTGCCGGGGCGGACGTCTCCGTCAACTACTTCCGCCACCGGGGCGACGGCGAGTCGGTCGCGGACGAAATCAGGGCCATGGGCAGGCGGGCGATCGTCGTCGGCGCGGACGCGTCGGACCGGGAAGCGGTGGACGGCATGGTGGAAAGAACGGCGACGGAACTTGGCGGTCCCGATATCGTCGTGGCCAATGCCTACTACTCGAAGCGGGAGCCCTTCCTCGAGATGGACGTGGACGAAATGCGCAAAACCTACGAAGTCAGCCTGTTCGGCGCCTTTCACATCGCGCAGGCCGGCGCCCGGAAGATGGCGGCGGCGGGAAAGGGCGGCAGCATCCTTTTCATCAGCTCGGTCATGTCCTTCCTGCCCTTTCCCACGTCGCTGGCCTATTCTTCCGCCAAGGCCGGCATGAATCACATGGCCGCCATCATCGCCCTGGAATTGCTCGAACACCGCATCCGCGTGAACGTGATCGAACCCGGGTGGACCGACACGCCGGGCGAGCGCCAGTACTCGACGGAGCAGGAATTGGAGGAAGGCGGCAAGAGACTGCCCTGGGGCCGGATGGGTACGATCGAGGACCTGGGCAAGGCGGCGACTTTCCTCTGCTCCCACGCCGCGGACTACATCACCGGGGAGGTCATGCGCGTCGACGGGGGGTTCTGGCTCAAGCGCGGAACGGCCTCCATCCAGGAGTGA
- a CDS encoding DNA methyltransferase yields MGKTSVKKVSKGFRDPAFMANRDVPIHRWVPWIAGYSHQFVEDALKRHLQDFSRVLDPFAGVGTTLVEADLSGHDTIGFEINPYAAMVCRTKLESHHIDLQKLQVAISEFMEYSNDAETGNWQPKASAPKGFRTRVPFFSPNVLRKVLLCQDFIKQEKYTEFSNLFRVAFAATMVDYSNYSYEPSLGRKSAAGRPDVSDFPVLETIAGKISQMADDAHWYSKSRNRSNRSDGTVINSSFFEEFKKIEPESIHLLVTSPPYLNNYHYNRNTRPHLYWLDLCHSPGDLKRLEDLNFGTYWQNARDQAQIDLDSTILDTEIKETIEEVRSKNPDKGVYGGAGWANYATRYLNDCVRFIDGANWCLRRGTTALVVIGNSILQGVTIPTDRFLSKIAETRGLDTVEIHTPRKSRVGSSIVDSSVRAGKSTKGSRLYESIVELRKP; encoded by the coding sequence ATGGGAAAGACATCTGTCAAAAAAGTTAGTAAAGGATTCAGAGATCCTGCTTTCATGGCGAATAGGGATGTGCCTATACATCGCTGGGTGCCATGGATTGCAGGTTATTCGCACCAATTTGTTGAAGACGCACTTAAACGACACCTGCAGGATTTTAGCAGAGTTTTGGACCCGTTTGCTGGAGTCGGGACAACTCTTGTCGAGGCGGACCTTTCTGGACACGACACCATAGGGTTTGAGATCAATCCCTATGCCGCAATGGTTTGTAGAACCAAGCTTGAGTCACATCATATTGACCTTCAAAAACTTCAAGTTGCTATCTCTGAATTTATGGAGTATTCCAATGATGCTGAAACCGGCAATTGGCAACCCAAAGCTTCGGCTCCAAAAGGATTTCGCACAAGGGTACCTTTTTTTAGTCCGAATGTCCTACGAAAGGTTCTGCTGTGCCAAGATTTTATTAAGCAAGAAAAATACACAGAGTTTTCAAATCTGTTTCGAGTCGCTTTTGCCGCGACGATGGTTGACTATTCAAACTACTCATACGAGCCGAGTCTTGGACGGAAAAGTGCAGCGGGCCGTCCAGATGTCAGTGATTTTCCAGTCTTAGAAACAATAGCCGGTAAGATCTCGCAAATGGCCGACGATGCCCATTGGTATAGTAAGTCTCGCAATCGATCGAATAGGAGTGATGGCACTGTAATAAACAGCTCGTTCTTTGAAGAGTTCAAAAAGATTGAACCGGAGAGCATACATCTTCTCGTCACTTCACCACCCTACCTCAACAACTACCATTACAATCGCAATACAAGGCCACATCTCTACTGGCTGGATCTATGTCATAGTCCAGGGGACTTAAAAAGATTGGAGGATTTGAACTTTGGAACTTATTGGCAGAACGCTAGAGATCAAGCACAAATCGATCTCGATTCGACAATCCTGGATACGGAAATCAAGGAAACGATCGAAGAGGTGAGAAGCAAGAATCCAGATAAGGGTGTCTATGGAGGTGCGGGCTGGGCAAATTATGCTACAAGGTATTTAAATGACTGCGTTAGGTTTATTGACGGTGCGAACTGGTGCCTGCGCCGAGGAACCACTGCACTTGTTGTAATCGGAAACAGCATATTGCAGGGGGTTACTATTCCTACTGACAGGTTCTTGTCTAAAATCGCAGAAACCAGGGGCTTGGATACAGTTGAAATACATACACCTCGTAAGTCTAGGGTCGGAAGTAGCATTGTCGATTCCTCAGTCCGAGCTGGCAAATCGACTAAAGGATCGCGGTTGTATGAATCCATTGTGGAGTTACGTAAACCATGA
- a CDS encoding DUF1611 domain-containing protein has protein sequence MKTRRMVILTEGLLGPFSSKTAASLIRYKPEETVAVLDSVHAGEKTEDLLEVGQGIPIVSTLEEALAYDPTSLVIGIATPGGVLPADWRAVIHEAIEHGLEVVNGLHTFLNEDEAFLRHAEQKGVRLWDVRQPPGDLDVGRHLVHGLPNLRVLTVGADSSIGKKIAAIEIDRAAREAGWDAEFVATGQTGIMISGSGIAVDTVAADYISGAVERLVLERKHRELLVIEGQGTILHPSYSGVSLGLLHGAAPQALVLCHQPGRDVMRNLPVAVPSYEEMIRVHETVARPLFSCRVVAVSLNCFGLSMDDARREVDRAKRETGLPAADCALEPMRIASMK, from the coding sequence ATGAAAACCAGGCGAATGGTCATTCTCACGGAAGGGCTGCTGGGTCCGTTCTCCTCCAAGACGGCCGCGTCGCTGATCCGCTACAAACCCGAAGAAACCGTGGCGGTGCTCGACAGCGTACACGCCGGGGAAAAGACGGAAGACCTGCTCGAGGTCGGGCAGGGCATCCCGATCGTATCTACCCTGGAAGAGGCGCTGGCCTACGATCCGACCTCGCTGGTCATCGGCATCGCGACGCCGGGCGGCGTTCTGCCGGCAGATTGGCGAGCAGTCATCCACGAGGCGATCGAACACGGCCTTGAGGTGGTGAACGGGCTCCACACGTTCCTGAATGAAGACGAGGCATTCTTACGACACGCCGAACAGAAAGGCGTACGGCTGTGGGACGTGCGGCAGCCGCCGGGCGACCTGGACGTGGGCCGGCACCTGGTCCACGGCCTTCCCAACCTGCGTGTGCTGACCGTGGGCGCCGATTCCAGCATCGGCAAGAAGATCGCCGCGATCGAGATCGACAGGGCGGCCCGCGAGGCGGGCTGGGACGCCGAGTTCGTGGCCACCGGACAGACCGGCATCATGATCTCGGGATCGGGTATCGCGGTGGACACCGTGGCCGCGGATTACATCTCGGGCGCGGTGGAAAGACTCGTTCTGGAACGAAAGCACCGGGAACTGCTCGTCATCGAGGGCCAGGGAACGATTCTGCATCCGTCCTATTCGGGCGTATCGCTCGGCTTGCTGCACGGTGCGGCGCCGCAGGCCCTGGTGCTGTGCCACCAGCCGGGGAGGGACGTGATGCGCAACCTGCCCGTGGCTGTTCCGTCCTACGAGGAAATGATACGCGTCCACGAGACCGTTGCCCGGCCCCTGTTTTCCTGCCGGGTCGTGGCGGTTTCGCTCAACTGCTTCGGCCTGTCCATGGATGACGCCCGGCGGGAGGTGGACCGTGCCAAGCGGGAGACGGGACTCCCGGCTGCGGACTGCGCGCTAGAACCGATGAGAATCGCGTCGATGAAGTGA
- a CDS encoding dienelactone hydrolase family protein, which yields MRNRMRIPWMKSTGMLAGVLILTVAALVVHAQQIPYEPTAEGQIPEAILGKAGAPRGGDLAYFDEDQATKGYLAEPEGPGPRGAVILIHEWNGLVDRVRQVADALAAEGYVALAADLYSGRTGSNRDENMALVRETLGDMDKIIRNLDAAAAYLRSRSDVNGKIGAMGWCYGGGVALSYALGGENHDATAIFYGRLLDDPERLQAIHHEVYGTFAGLDRGPSPEQVERFVAALRQAGVENDVHIYDDVNHGFWLYVDRDPNNEAPALDAWERLKAYLKRTLGSD from the coding sequence ATGAGAAACAGGATGCGTATCCCCTGGATGAAGAGTACAGGCATGTTGGCGGGAGTTCTGATTCTCACTGTAGCGGCACTTGTAGTCCATGCTCAGCAGATACCGTACGAGCCCACGGCCGAAGGCCAGATTCCCGAAGCCATCCTCGGCAAGGCAGGCGCGCCTCGCGGCGGCGACCTGGCCTATTTCGACGAAGATCAGGCTACGAAAGGATACCTGGCCGAACCGGAAGGTCCTGGTCCCCGGGGCGCCGTCATCCTGATCCATGAGTGGAACGGCCTGGTCGACCGCGTGAGGCAGGTAGCCGACGCCCTGGCCGCGGAAGGCTACGTCGCCCTGGCGGCCGACCTGTATTCAGGCCGAACGGGGAGCAACCGCGACGAGAACATGGCACTCGTGCGGGAAACCCTGGGCGATATGGACAAGATCATCCGCAACCTGGACGCGGCGGCGGCCTATCTGAGATCACGGTCCGATGTGAACGGCAAGATCGGCGCCATGGGCTGGTGCTACGGCGGCGGGGTCGCCCTGAGCTACGCCCTGGGCGGAGAGAACCATGACGCCACGGCCATCTTCTATGGACGGTTGCTCGACGATCCCGAACGTCTCCAGGCGATTCACCACGAAGTCTATGGCACCTTTGCCGGACTCGACCGCGGTCCCTCGCCCGAGCAGGTGGAACGCTTCGTCGCCGCGCTCCGCCAGGCTGGCGTGGAGAACGACGTGCATATATACGACGACGTCAACCACGGGTTCTGGCTTTACGTGGATCGAGACCCGAATAACGAGGCACCCGCCTTGGACGCCTGGGAGCGGCTGAAGGCCTATCTGAAGCGGACCTTGGGTAGCGATTGA
- a CDS encoding sulfatase-like hydrolase/transferase, with protein MSTPRPNVLCILTDDQGVWAAGCYGNREIRTPNIDRIAETGVRFDRFFVATPVCSPSRATLLTGRIPSQHGVHDWIRGANVGEGAASYLEGETAYTDVLAEHGWRCGLSGKWHLGNSTLPQHGFSHWFAHQFGGGPYNDAPMVRNGIPANEPGYVTNVITDDALAFIDRHTNRKDPFYLSVHYTAPHSPWTGHPQEIVDSYDDCPFDSCPQEPVHPWAGGLTRECMGDRESLKGYFAAVTAMDLDVGRLLDRLEQHGIRNDTLVIFLSDNGFSLGHHGFWGKGNGTSPLNMYENPIRVPALISQPGRVPEGVVQPAMISAYDFMPTLLSYLDLPVPWERNLPGRNAVDAWMGRTDCDGQHDAGRDHVVVFDEYGGTRMIRTESWKYVHRYPGGPNELYDLENDPDERANLADDAGYAARCDELRGELTGWFERYADPDRDGQTRPVTGQGQLRPIGGNRDDGSPDFAPLET; from the coding sequence ATGTCGACACCGCGACCGAACGTGCTCTGCATCCTGACCGACGACCAGGGCGTGTGGGCGGCGGGTTGCTACGGCAACCGGGAAATCCGCACGCCGAATATCGACCGGATCGCGGAGACCGGGGTTCGCTTCGACCGGTTCTTTGTGGCCACGCCGGTCTGTTCGCCCAGCCGCGCGACGTTGCTGACCGGCAGGATCCCCTCCCAGCACGGCGTACATGACTGGATCCGGGGAGCCAATGTCGGCGAGGGCGCGGCTTCCTACCTCGAGGGAGAAACCGCGTACACCGATGTGCTCGCGGAACACGGTTGGCGATGCGGCCTCAGCGGAAAGTGGCACCTGGGCAACAGCACTCTGCCCCAGCACGGGTTTTCCCACTGGTTCGCCCACCAGTTCGGCGGAGGTCCATACAACGACGCCCCCATGGTGCGGAACGGCATCCCGGCCAATGAGCCGGGTTACGTCACGAACGTCATTACCGACGATGCGCTGGCCTTCATCGACCGCCACACCAACCGGAAAGACCCCTTCTACCTGAGCGTCCACTACACCGCGCCGCACAGTCCTTGGACGGGCCATCCGCAAGAAATCGTCGATTCCTATGACGACTGCCCTTTCGACTCCTGTCCCCAGGAACCCGTTCATCCCTGGGCCGGCGGCCTGACCCGCGAATGCATGGGTGACCGGGAAAGCCTGAAGGGTTACTTCGCGGCCGTCACGGCCATGGACCTCGACGTCGGCCGCCTGCTGGACCGTCTCGAACAGCACGGCATTCGAAACGATACCCTGGTCATCTTCCTGAGCGACAACGGGTTCAGCCTGGGCCATCACGGTTTCTGGGGGAAGGGCAACGGCACCAGTCCGCTGAACATGTACGAGAACCCCATCCGCGTACCCGCCCTGATCAGCCAGCCGGGACGGGTACCTGAAGGCGTCGTGCAGCCTGCTATGATCAGCGCCTACGATTTCATGCCCACGCTGCTTTCCTACCTGGACCTGCCCGTACCCTGGGAGCGCAACCTGCCCGGACGAAACGCCGTGGACGCCTGGATGGGCCGGACGGACTGCGACGGACAACACGATGCCGGCCGGGACCATGTCGTAGTTTTCGACGAATACGGCGGTACGCGCATGATCCGCACGGAATCGTGGAAGTACGTGCACCGGTATCCCGGCGGACCGAACGAGCTGTACGACCTGGAGAACGATCCGGACGAACGGGCAAACCTCGCGGACGATGCGGGTTACGCAGCCAGATGCGACGAACTGCGCGGCGAACTGACGGGTTGGTTCGAACGCTATGCGGATCCGGACCGGGACGGGCAGACCCGGCCGGTCACGGGGCAGGGACAGTTGCGGCCGATCGGTGGGAACCGGGACGACGGTTCACCCGACTTCGCACCACTGGAAACATGA
- a CDS encoding aldolase/citrate lyase family protein translates to MKNMLKEKLRNGEVTYGVSVGTPSNDIVELVSNLAFDWIWFDGEHGPLNAEILHPMIQATRGRDVTPLVRVPWNDMVHIKKALDIGAEGLIIPWVNNREQAEYAVSAAMYPPMGIRGMGARFLNTAGLDLAEYLRTANEETFIMVQIETVEAVENLDDILTTPGVDAFLVGPNDLAASHGYVGQPTHPEMEKVVKGIMDRGKELGVPGGYAFISMDINRKRIAEGFQWITLGSDMGFLAQAAKASLAEVGR, encoded by the coding sequence ATGAAAAACATGCTGAAAGAGAAGCTGCGCAACGGCGAAGTGACCTACGGCGTATCCGTTGGAACCCCCAGTAACGACATCGTGGAACTGGTGTCGAACCTGGCCTTCGACTGGATCTGGTTCGATGGCGAACACGGCCCGTTGAACGCGGAGATCCTGCATCCAATGATCCAGGCGACCCGGGGCCGGGACGTCACCCCGCTGGTCCGCGTGCCGTGGAACGACATGGTACACATCAAGAAAGCGCTGGACATCGGGGCGGAAGGCCTGATCATTCCCTGGGTAAACAACCGCGAGCAGGCGGAATACGCGGTCAGCGCGGCCATGTACCCTCCCATGGGCATCCGTGGCATGGGCGCCCGCTTCCTGAATACCGCCGGCCTGGATCTGGCGGAATACCTCCGCACCGCCAACGAGGAAACGTTCATCATGGTCCAGATCGAGACGGTCGAGGCGGTGGAGAACCTGGACGACATACTCACCACGCCCGGCGTCGACGCCTTCCTGGTCGGGCCGAACGATCTCGCGGCCTCCCATGGCTACGTGGGCCAGCCGACACACCCCGAGATGGAAAAGGTGGTCAAGGGAATCATGGACCGGGGAAAGGAACTCGGCGTGCCCGGCGGATACGCGTTCATCTCGATGGACATCAACCGGAAGCGCATTGCGGAGGGCTTCCAGTGGATAACCCTCGGAAGCGATATGGGTTTCCTGGCCCAGGCGGCCAAGGCGTCGCTCGCCGAGGTCGGAAGATAG
- the hisD gene encoding histidinol dehydrogenase — translation MNIRIMTADEAGAGILKRRPLNEAVSTPGIEERNRALFGEPLSAEQAVARIIDDVRENGDDAVRRYARLLDGSAPDVFEVPQSEIDEAAASLPSGLRDALETAAGRIRTFHERQPAGSWTHWDEEGGTGQIIRPLERVGVYVPGGGAAYPSSLLMAVIPARVAGAGEVVVATPPGRNGAVPPVVLAAASVAGADTVYRIGGAQAIAAMACGTGTIAPVDKIVGPGNIYVTLAKRQVYGIVDIDQLAGPTETLLIADEAASPDLAAADLLAQAEHDPMATVILITPSMALAVAVQAAVDDQVRELDRADIVRSSLAGNGGIVLVSDLDEAVELANGYAPEHLCLLVSKPWPLVDRIRNAGGIFVGEHSSEALGDYVTGPSHVMPTGGSARFHSSLSVRDFLKITSLFAVNEKAEKRLGPSAIELADAEGLSAHAMAIRRRLSRDRNGG, via the coding sequence ATGAACATCCGGATCATGACCGCCGATGAAGCCGGGGCGGGCATACTCAAAAGACGGCCGCTGAACGAGGCGGTGTCGACTCCCGGTATCGAGGAACGGAACAGGGCGTTGTTCGGCGAGCCCCTCAGCGCCGAACAGGCGGTAGCCAGGATTATCGACGACGTTCGCGAAAACGGGGACGATGCGGTCAGACGATACGCCCGGCTGCTGGACGGAAGCGCACCGGACGTCTTCGAGGTCCCGCAAAGCGAGATCGACGAGGCGGCCGCATCGCTGCCCTCCGGGTTGAGAGATGCCCTGGAAACGGCGGCCGGCCGCATACGTACTTTTCACGAGCGGCAACCAGCCGGGTCCTGGACGCACTGGGACGAAGAAGGCGGTACAGGACAGATCATCCGGCCCCTCGAGCGTGTGGGCGTCTACGTGCCCGGGGGAGGGGCTGCCTATCCTTCCTCGCTGTTGATGGCCGTGATCCCCGCCCGGGTCGCGGGCGCAGGCGAAGTCGTCGTAGCGACGCCGCCAGGGAGGAACGGTGCGGTGCCGCCCGTGGTGCTGGCCGCCGCTTCGGTGGCGGGTGCGGATACGGTCTACCGTATCGGCGGCGCCCAGGCGATCGCGGCGATGGCCTGTGGTACCGGGACTATTGCGCCCGTAGACAAGATCGTGGGCCCCGGGAACATCTACGTGACCCTGGCCAAGCGCCAGGTGTACGGGATCGTGGATATCGACCAGCTCGCGGGCCCCACCGAGACGCTGCTTATCGCCGATGAAGCGGCCAGTCCGGATCTCGCGGCGGCCGACCTCCTGGCGCAGGCGGAGCACGACCCCATGGCGACCGTCATTCTGATCACACCGTCGATGGCGCTGGCCGTGGCGGTCCAGGCCGCGGTGGACGATCAGGTGCGGGAGCTGGATCGGGCGGACATAGTCCGGTCGTCTCTGGCAGGGAACGGGGGGATCGTACTCGTTTCGGACCTGGACGAGGCGGTCGAACTGGCGAACGGCTACGCGCCGGAGCACCTGTGCCTGCTGGTGTCGAAACCCTGGCCGCTGGTGGACCGGATACGAAATGCCGGGGGGATCTTCGTGGGCGAACATTCATCAGAGGCCCTGGGCGACTATGTCACCGGTCCGAGCCACGTCATGCCCACCGGAGGCAGTGCCCGGTTCCATTCCTCCCTGAGTGTCCGGGACTTTCTGAAGATCACCAGTCTCTTCGCGGTCAACGAGAAAGCGGAAAAGCGCCTCGGGCCGTCCGCCATCGAACTGGCGGACGCCGAAGGCCTGTCGGCCCACGCCATGGCCATTCGCAGACGACTTTCCAGAGACCGGAACGGCGGCTGA
- a CDS encoding Gfo/Idh/MocA family oxidoreductase, which translates to MIRTAIVGYGLAGRLFHAYLVSRTQGLELVAVASRDPVRRAQAEQDWSVDTRETLTDLLADDRIELIILATPHDSHAALAIEAMEARRHVVVDKVMCMNAAEAEDMISVSRRREVMLSVFHNRRWDWGYLTVRKAVEDGLLGDPFLVERAVHRFRASRGWRTSRAKSGGLLYDWGAHLIDQGLQLLAARPAAVHCTGHKHRWEGDIEDHVTCTLHFENGAEYRIEISNLSPISKPHWYVLGTRGALVKTGLDPQEDWMKKGEIESAVEAPENRVRIAAERDGEITEWTLDPVKGSWVDYYRNVAAVLECGGELAVKPGEMLDLMKVLDAATASLESGRVESIS; encoded by the coding sequence ATGATTCGAACGGCCATTGTGGGATATGGACTGGCGGGACGGCTGTTTCACGCCTACCTGGTGTCGCGGACCCAAGGATTGGAACTCGTCGCCGTCGCCAGCCGGGACCCGGTACGCCGGGCGCAGGCGGAACAGGACTGGTCCGTGGACACCCGGGAGACCCTGACCGATCTCCTGGCGGACGACCGCATCGAGCTGATCATCCTGGCCACGCCCCACGATAGCCACGCTGCCCTGGCCATAGAGGCCATGGAGGCCAGAAGACACGTGGTCGTCGACAAGGTCATGTGCATGAACGCCGCCGAAGCCGAGGACATGATCTCCGTCAGCCGGCGTCGCGAAGTCATGCTGAGCGTCTTCCACAACCGTCGTTGGGACTGGGGCTACCTGACCGTGCGCAAGGCGGTGGAAGACGGCCTGCTGGGCGATCCCTTCCTGGTCGAAAGGGCGGTGCACCGGTTCAGGGCCTCCAGGGGCTGGCGGACGAGCCGGGCGAAAAGCGGCGGTCTGCTCTACGACTGGGGCGCCCATCTGATCGACCAGGGGCTGCAGCTGCTGGCCGCCCGTCCCGCGGCGGTCCACTGCACGGGACACAAACACCGTTGGGAAGGGGACATCGAGGATCACGTAACCTGTACCCTGCATTTCGAGAACGGCGCCGAGTACCGCATTGAAATCAGCAATCTCTCCCCGATTTCAAAGCCACACTGGTACGTGCTGGGCACCCGGGGCGCCCTCGTCAAGACCGGCCTGGACCCCCAGGAGGACTGGATGAAGAAGGGCGAAATCGAGTCCGCGGTGGAAGCGCCGGAGAATCGCGTCCGGATTGCGGCGGAACGGGACGGCGAGATAACGGAGTGGACCCTGGACCCTGTGAAAGGCAGCTGGGTGGACTACTACCGCAACGTCGCCGCCGTGCTGGAGTGCGGCGGCGAACTGGCGGTCAAGCCCGGCGAGATGCTGGACCTGATGAAGGTGCTGGACGCCGCCACGGCGTCCCTGGAGTCCGGGCGCGTGGAATCGATAAGCTGA
- a CDS encoding Eco29kI family restriction endonuclease, with translation MNLELYDPLTYENLMMGLVVSYEKQGTLPLSEDSIRNIDGPGIYSLYYSGELTIYKSIKDSRSRPIYVGRAVPPGSRKGDSINIYYPSLRSRIREHLKSINQVRDLTASHFTFRSLAVEPVWITLAERFLIDHYLPVWNRCIDGFGIHDPGKGRQEGEKSWWDTLHPGRPFAANLRVVKTQEAAIVMVKQFFKNSQTK, from the coding sequence ATGAACCTCGAATTGTATGATCCATTGACATATGAGAACCTTATGATGGGCTTGGTGGTAAGCTATGAAAAACAAGGGACTTTACCACTTAGTGAAGACTCCATTCGTAACATAGATGGACCAGGGATCTACTCGTTATACTATTCAGGTGAATTAACAATCTACAAATCTATCAAGGATTCACGCAGCAGACCTATTTATGTTGGAAGGGCCGTACCTCCAGGTTCAAGAAAGGGCGATTCGATAAACATATACTATCCAAGTTTGCGTAGCCGAATACGAGAACACTTGAAATCCATTAACCAGGTCCGTGACCTCACGGCGTCCCATTTCACATTCAGATCACTCGCCGTTGAGCCAGTATGGATTACATTAGCAGAGAGGTTCCTAATAGATCACTATTTGCCAGTTTGGAACCGGTGCATTGATGGTTTTGGCATTCACGATCCGGGTAAAGGTAGGCAGGAAGGAGAGAAGAGTTGGTGGGACACACTCCATCCTGGGCGACCTTTTGCTGCAAATCTTAGAGTTGTGAAGACCCAAGAAGCTGCAATTGTTATGGTTAAACAGTTTTTTAAGAACTCTCAAACAAAGTAA
- a CDS encoding sugar phosphate isomerase/epimerase gives MTASKIAVTLYTLRDFVQTPSEIADTLHKVKAIGYDHIQLSALGPVDPAELGAMIRDAGLRVCATHVPFERLQEEPNAVIEEHHLWGCEHIAVGSMPRSYWDDPDGFSRFAVDASAVAIRLKKAGMSFSYHNHHTELVRVGGRTGLAILIEDSDPALCFEIDTYWIQYGGGDPIHWIERVGNRCPVIHFKDLGVSGREQVMAEIGEGNMNWPGIVAACESAGSQWYVVEQDTCAGDPFDSIAISYRNMAAMGL, from the coding sequence ATGACAGCCAGCAAAATCGCCGTTACGCTATATACACTGCGCGACTTCGTGCAAACGCCCTCAGAAATCGCGGACACCCTGCACAAAGTCAAGGCCATCGGCTACGACCACATACAGCTTTCGGCCCTCGGGCCCGTCGACCCTGCGGAACTCGGCGCCATGATCCGGGACGCCGGCCTGCGCGTCTGCGCCACGCACGTACCCTTCGAGCGTCTGCAGGAGGAGCCGAATGCGGTCATCGAGGAACACCATCTCTGGGGATGCGAGCATATCGCCGTCGGATCCATGCCGAGGTCCTACTGGGACGATCCGGACGGATTCTCGCGGTTCGCCGTGGACGCGTCGGCCGTGGCGATCAGGCTGAAGAAAGCCGGCATGTCCTTCAGCTACCACAATCACCATACCGAACTCGTGCGCGTGGGCGGCCGGACCGGCCTGGCCATTCTCATCGAGGACAGCGACCCCGCGTTGTGCTTCGAGATCGACACCTACTGGATCCAGTACGGCGGAGGCGATCCCATACACTGGATCGAACGGGTCGGCAACCGGTGCCCGGTCATCCATTTCAAGGACCTGGGCGTGTCGGGACGGGAACAGGTGATGGCCGAGATCGGCGAGGGCAACATGAACTGGCCCGGCATCGTCGCCGCCTGCGAGTCCGCGGGATCCCAGTGGTACGTCGTCGAGCAGGACACCTGCGCCGGCGATCCCTTCGACAGCATTGCCATCAGCTACCGCAACATGGCAGCCATGGGGTTATAG
- a CDS encoding phytanoyl-CoA dioxygenase family protein, producing the protein MTPFDQAVAEIDTFGFTMLPGVLSASQVRTLRAALIRVAAAHGEAGYENRGGTSLLVRNLPTLDPVFLLVVDHPVVLPILERVLDKTLVLGSLSSRIVRPGDGFQDFHSDIPQHMLNPVSPVMMNTIWMLDDFDGEIGGTRIVPGSHKSGWAGPPEGMEVPHVYQPEASAGSVLIFNGQCWHGGGANTTDRNRHALFGHYRKSMLLFQLDPHDGFRDEWFEGLSPRQKQLMRMQKGVGASHAADDHLL; encoded by the coding sequence TTGACTCCCTTCGATCAGGCCGTAGCCGAAATCGACACTTTCGGTTTTACCATGCTGCCCGGCGTGCTGTCGGCGTCACAGGTACGCACGCTTCGTGCGGCGTTGATCCGCGTCGCTGCGGCGCACGGCGAGGCCGGTTACGAGAACCGCGGGGGGACTTCGCTGCTGGTGCGGAACCTGCCTACCCTGGACCCCGTATTCCTCCTGGTTGTCGATCATCCCGTCGTTCTGCCCATTTTGGAACGGGTGCTGGACAAGACCCTCGTGCTGGGCAGCCTGAGTTCCCGCATCGTGCGGCCGGGCGACGGTTTCCAGGATTTTCACAGCGATATACCGCAGCACATGCTGAACCCGGTTTCCCCTGTGATGATGAACACCATCTGGATGCTGGACGATTTCGACGGGGAGATCGGCGGCACGCGCATCGTCCCCGGTTCGCACAAGAGCGGATGGGCCGGTCCGCCGGAGGGCATGGAGGTACCGCACGTCTACCAGCCCGAGGCTTCCGCGGGCAGCGTGCTGATCTTCAACGGACAGTGCTGGCACGGCGGCGGCGCGAACACCACCGACCGCAACCGGCACGCTCTTTTCGGGCACTACCGCAAGTCCATGCTCCTCTTCCAGCTCGACCCCCACGACGGTTTCCGGGACGAGTGGTTCGAAGGGCTGTCCCCCCGGCAGAAGCAGCTTATGCGCATGCAGAAGGGAGTCGGCGCAAGCCACGCGGCGGACGATCATCTGCTGTAA